The Bombus huntii isolate Logan2020A chromosome 1, iyBomHunt1.1, whole genome shotgun sequence genome contains a region encoding:
- the LOC126876508 gene encoding uncharacterized protein LOC126876508 isoform X1, translated as MSGTDSHSQHAYIYILRPFWNQWKWYAVIALLGIGSIILTRQFIFASYFPLNQLGHNAYSEELNQDVLNRWYNFTNVVKWYNGKIQSPSDPAHWQRYMTDIRRQWIFREYNPDQPYNLENPEIEDQSMGQAEHIRKIFKDKKNGFFVECGAYDGETRSNTLVLERYFDWNGLLVEADPLNFSKMLRKNRKAYLTPTCLATEPFPSVNSFLMADNVGRLHEPNASDSHLPNSPDVAHSGVHISVQCFPFIDLMAALNVTTVNYFSLDIEGHELQVLKTIPFDMINIETLSVEFSHVEEGKKELIGFMESKGYYVYSMVIRSDNLAHDIIFVKYDEKFNSLIE; from the exons atgtccgGTACAGATTCCCACAGTCAGCATGcgtacatttatattttaagacCATTTTGGAACCAGTGGAAATGGTACGCGGTGATTGCATTATTAGGCATCGGTTCGATTATTTTAACTCGGCAATTCATATTCGCGTCCTATTTTCCTTTGAATCAGTTAGGACATAATGCGTATTCGGAGGAGCTAAATCAAGATG TCCTTAATAGGTGGTATAACTTTACCAATG ttGTTAAATGGTACAATGGCAAAATACAGTCACCATCGGATCCGGCACATTGGCAGCGGTACATGACCGATATTCGTCGACAATGGATATTTCGGGAATACAATCCGGATCAACCATAcaaccttgaaaatccagaaATCGAAGATCAATCGATGGGCCAAGCCGAACATATTcgaaaaattttcaaagataag AAAAATGGCTTCTTCGTAGAATGTGGCGCTTACGACGGGGAGACTCGGAGTAACACATTGGTATTGGAACGATACTTCGATTGGAATGGTCTTCTGGTAGAGGCGGATCCTTTGAACTTCAGTAAAATGTTGAGAAAAAACAGAAAAGCTTATCTAACACCTACGTGCCTTGCCACTGAGCCATTTCCCTCCGTG AATTCCTTCTTGATGGCCGATAATGTTGGACGTCTTCACGAGCCGAATGCTTCTGATAGCCATTTACCAAATTCTCCTGATGTTGCCCACAGTGGTGTCCACATCTCAGTTCAATGTTTTCCATTTATAGATTTAATGGCTGCTCTTAATGTGACTACAGTAAATTATTTTAGTCTTGACATTGAGGGGCATGAGCTTCAAGTATTAAAAACGATTCCTTTCGACATGATAAATATCGAG ACACTTTCTGTGGAATTCTCTCATGTTGAAGAAGGCAAAAAGGAGTTGATCGGTTTTATGGAGTCAAAGGGTTATTATGTGTATTCAATGGTTATTAGATCTGATAATTTAGCACACGATATAATATTCGTGAAATACGACGAAAAGTTTAATTCACTAATAGAATAA
- the LOC126876508 gene encoding uncharacterized protein LOC126876508 isoform X2 — translation MSGTDSHSQHAYIYILRPFWNQWKWYAVIALLGIGSIILTRQFIFASYFPLNQLGHNAYSEELNQDVVKWYNGKIQSPSDPAHWQRYMTDIRRQWIFREYNPDQPYNLENPEIEDQSMGQAEHIRKIFKDKKNGFFVECGAYDGETRSNTLVLERYFDWNGLLVEADPLNFSKMLRKNRKAYLTPTCLATEPFPSVNSFLMADNVGRLHEPNASDSHLPNSPDVAHSGVHISVQCFPFIDLMAALNVTTVNYFSLDIEGHELQVLKTIPFDMINIETLSVEFSHVEEGKKELIGFMESKGYYVYSMVIRSDNLAHDIIFVKYDEKFNSLIE, via the exons atgtccgGTACAGATTCCCACAGTCAGCATGcgtacatttatattttaagacCATTTTGGAACCAGTGGAAATGGTACGCGGTGATTGCATTATTAGGCATCGGTTCGATTATTTTAACTCGGCAATTCATATTCGCGTCCTATTTTCCTTTGAATCAGTTAGGACATAATGCGTATTCGGAGGAGCTAAATCAAGATG ttGTTAAATGGTACAATGGCAAAATACAGTCACCATCGGATCCGGCACATTGGCAGCGGTACATGACCGATATTCGTCGACAATGGATATTTCGGGAATACAATCCGGATCAACCATAcaaccttgaaaatccagaaATCGAAGATCAATCGATGGGCCAAGCCGAACATATTcgaaaaattttcaaagataag AAAAATGGCTTCTTCGTAGAATGTGGCGCTTACGACGGGGAGACTCGGAGTAACACATTGGTATTGGAACGATACTTCGATTGGAATGGTCTTCTGGTAGAGGCGGATCCTTTGAACTTCAGTAAAATGTTGAGAAAAAACAGAAAAGCTTATCTAACACCTACGTGCCTTGCCACTGAGCCATTTCCCTCCGTG AATTCCTTCTTGATGGCCGATAATGTTGGACGTCTTCACGAGCCGAATGCTTCTGATAGCCATTTACCAAATTCTCCTGATGTTGCCCACAGTGGTGTCCACATCTCAGTTCAATGTTTTCCATTTATAGATTTAATGGCTGCTCTTAATGTGACTACAGTAAATTATTTTAGTCTTGACATTGAGGGGCATGAGCTTCAAGTATTAAAAACGATTCCTTTCGACATGATAAATATCGAG ACACTTTCTGTGGAATTCTCTCATGTTGAAGAAGGCAAAAAGGAGTTGATCGGTTTTATGGAGTCAAAGGGTTATTATGTGTATTCAATGGTTATTAGATCTGATAATTTAGCACACGATATAATATTCGTGAAATACGACGAAAAGTTTAATTCACTAATAGAATAA